One Streptomyces sp. ML-6 genomic region harbors:
- a CDS encoding prolyl oligopeptidase family serine peptidase: MPDWEKRFRAPRVSLPDWAEDAPDRSLFVSNATGTYEIYAWDRATGHQRQVTDRPDGTTDGVLSPDGEWIWWFDDGMGSSVPDLPSYGDEFGVWMRRPFHGGEAGSGDEPAVPGLAPSYPAGLALGRDGTAVIGRSTDEEGTTVHVVRPGAAPVEIYRHHESAGVGDLSHDGTLIALEHTEHGDAMHSALRVVRPDGTTVAELDDTEGGTKELGLSVLGFAPVAGDTRLLVGHQRRGRWEPMIWDPTTGEETDLVLGLPGDVSAEWYPDASALLVAHGFEARNDLWRYEPGADAPVRLETPAGSVSGATARPDGTVEYLWSSAAQPPVIRSTSGAVVLDPPGPKAPASVPVEDVWVDGPGGRVHALVQRPAAPAEGPFPTVFEIHGGPTWHDSDAFASGPAAWVDHGYAVVRVNYRGSTGYGRAWTDALKHRVGLIELEDIAAVREWAVKSGLSDPEKLVLAGGSWGGYLTLLGLGTQPDDWALGLAAVPVADYVTAYHDEMEDLKAMDRTLLGGTPEEVPERFAASSPLTYIDEVRAPVYISAGVNDPRCPIRQIENYVDRLKERNAVHEVYRYDAGHGSLVVEERIKQVRLELDFARRHLTPQPAAQSVPQPAPQSASQPTSQPIPSGE; the protein is encoded by the coding sequence ATGCCCGACTGGGAGAAGCGGTTCCGAGCCCCGCGCGTCTCCCTCCCCGACTGGGCGGAAGACGCCCCCGACCGTTCGTTGTTCGTGTCGAACGCGACCGGCACGTATGAGATCTACGCCTGGGACCGGGCGACCGGTCACCAGCGGCAGGTCACCGACAGGCCGGACGGCACCACGGACGGGGTGCTCTCCCCCGATGGTGAGTGGATCTGGTGGTTCGACGACGGCATGGGTTCCTCCGTTCCAGACTTGCCGTCGTATGGGGACGAGTTCGGGGTGTGGATGCGCCGTCCGTTCCACGGCGGGGAGGCCGGGTCGGGCGACGAACCGGCGGTGCCCGGCCTCGCCCCCTCGTACCCGGCGGGGCTCGCGCTCGGGCGGGACGGCACGGCGGTGATCGGCCGCTCGACCGACGAGGAGGGGACGACGGTCCACGTCGTGCGTCCCGGGGCCGCCCCCGTGGAGATCTACCGCCACCACGAGTCGGCGGGCGTCGGCGATCTCAGCCACGACGGGACGCTGATCGCCCTGGAGCACACCGAGCACGGCGACGCGATGCACTCCGCGCTGCGCGTGGTGCGGCCGGACGGCACGACGGTCGCCGAGCTGGACGACACCGAGGGCGGCACCAAGGAGCTGGGCCTGTCCGTGCTGGGCTTCGCCCCCGTGGCCGGGGACACCAGACTGCTGGTCGGGCACCAGCGGCGGGGCCGCTGGGAGCCGATGATCTGGGATCCGACGACGGGCGAGGAGACGGACCTCGTGCTCGGCCTGCCCGGCGACGTGAGCGCCGAGTGGTATCCGGACGCCTCCGCGCTGCTGGTCGCGCACGGCTTCGAGGCCCGCAACGACCTGTGGCGGTACGAGCCGGGCGCGGACGCCCCCGTCCGGCTGGAGACCCCGGCGGGTTCGGTGTCGGGCGCCACGGCCCGGCCCGACGGCACGGTGGAGTACCTGTGGTCCTCGGCCGCGCAGCCGCCCGTCATCAGGTCCACCTCGGGGGCCGTGGTGCTCGACCCGCCCGGTCCGAAGGCCCCGGCCTCGGTGCCGGTGGAGGACGTGTGGGTGGACGGGCCCGGCGGCCGTGTCCACGCGCTCGTCCAGCGGCCCGCCGCCCCGGCCGAGGGCCCGTTCCCGACGGTCTTCGAGATCCACGGCGGCCCGACCTGGCACGACAGCGACGCCTTCGCCTCCGGCCCCGCCGCCTGGGTGGACCACGGCTACGCGGTCGTCCGGGTCAACTACCGCGGTTCCACCGGATACGGCCGCGCCTGGACGGACGCGCTCAAGCACCGGGTGGGCCTGATCGAGCTGGAGGACATCGCGGCGGTCCGGGAGTGGGCGGTGAAGTCCGGCCTCTCCGACCCGGAGAAGCTGGTCCTGGCCGGGGGCTCCTGGGGCGGCTACCTGACCCTGCTCGGGCTCGGCACGCAGCCGGACGACTGGGCGCTGGGCCTGGCGGCGGTGCCCGTGGCCGACTACGTCACGGCGTACCACGACGAGATGGAGGACCTGAAGGCGATGGACCGCACGCTGCTGGGCGGCACGCCGGAGGAGGTGCCCGAGCGCTTCGCGGCCTCGTCCCCGCTGACGTACATCGACGAGGTCCGGGCCCCCGTCTACATCTCGGCGGGCGTCAACGACCCGCGCTGCCCGATCCGCCAGATCGAGAACTACGTGGACCGGCTGAAGGAGCGGAACGCGGTGCACGAGGTGTACCGGTACGACGCGGGGCACGGCTCGCTCGTCGTGGAGGAGCGCATCAAGCAGGTCCGTCTGGAGCTGGACTTCGCCCGCCGCCACCTGACCCCGCAGCCGGCCGCTCAGTCCGTCCCGCAGCCGGCCCCTCAGTCCGCCTCGCAGCCGACCTCGCAGCCGATTCCGTCCGGCGAGTAG
- a CDS encoding SigE family RNA polymerase sigma factor encodes MPVIAPMPAARPARLPSQREGAEEGVAAGTTVDHLTETYRAHYRSLLGLAALLLDDTASCEDVVQEAFIRVHSARNRVRDPEKTLAYLRQTVVNLSRSALRRRILGLKLLSKPMPDMASAEEGAYDQLERDALIKAMRGLQRRQREVLVLRYFADMTEVQVAETLGISLGSVKAYGSRGIAALRVVMEAQG; translated from the coding sequence ATGCCGGTGATCGCGCCCATGCCCGCCGCACGTCCCGCGCGGTTGCCCTCGCAGCGCGAGGGCGCTGAGGAAGGCGTGGCTGCCGGAACCACGGTCGACCACCTCACCGAGACCTATCGCGCCCACTACCGGTCGCTGCTCGGGCTCGCGGCGCTGCTCCTGGACGACACGGCCTCGTGCGAGGACGTGGTGCAGGAGGCGTTCATCCGCGTCCACTCGGCGCGCAACCGGGTGCGGGACCCCGAGAAGACGCTCGCGTACCTGCGCCAGACGGTGGTCAACCTCTCGCGTTCCGCGCTGCGCCGCCGCATCCTCGGGCTGAAGCTGCTCTCCAAGCCGATGCCGGACATGGCGAGCGCCGAGGAGGGCGCGTACGACCAGCTGGAGCGGGACGCGCTGATCAAGGCGATGCGGGGGCTCCAGCGGCGGCAGCGGGAAGTGCTGGTGCTGCGCTACTTCGCGGACATGACGGAGGTACAGGTGGCCGAGACGCTGGGGATATCCCTGGGCTCGGTCAAGGCCTACGGCTCCCGGGGGATCGCGGCGCTGCGCGTCGTGATGGAGGCGCAGGGATGA
- a CDS encoding nuclear transport factor 2 family protein: protein MTTTAELRVAVETYWSAADSRDWDAFAATLADDVLYDLPQTRERIRGKERYLQFNREYPADWQVRVERIVADHEGHQAAARTLVTTGAEESHAIHFFTFDGAGRINGITDFWPEAYEPPSGREHLVERY from the coding sequence ATGACTACGACTGCCGAGCTGCGTGTCGCCGTGGAGACGTACTGGAGTGCGGCCGACTCACGGGACTGGGACGCCTTCGCCGCCACGCTGGCCGACGACGTGCTGTACGACCTCCCGCAGACCCGGGAACGGATCCGCGGCAAGGAGCGGTACCTGCAGTTCAACCGCGAGTACCCGGCGGACTGGCAGGTCCGTGTCGAGCGGATCGTGGCCGACCACGAGGGGCACCAGGCCGCCGCCCGGACACTGGTGACGACCGGCGCCGAGGAGTCGCACGCCATCCACTTCTTCACGTTCGACGGGGCGGGGCGGATCAACGGGATAACGGACTTCTGGCCCGAGGCGTACGAACCCCCGTCGGGCCGGGAGCACTTGGTGGAGCGGTACTGA
- a CDS encoding SURF1 family protein, with the protein MYRFLLTPRWWGINLFVVLAIPFCLVMGTWQLGRFEDRVQTHDAATEQPAPGTRAAEPLDDLLPVDKVTSGRPATATGRYADQFLVPGRELDDKSGFYVLNMLRTDTGKALPVVRGWLPGEPGTTPVPAAPTGRVTVTGDLQASENAGTAGAHTRGGLPDGQLGIISAASLINLVPYDVYDAWVTVQDTGSGTGDGAGGALRPVPAAAAQGTGLDLKAFQNLGYTGEWFVFAGFVLFMWFRLVRREAEAARDLRLGLVPEDGAATSTDTAPAADTDGSGGKKGEDEGASPAVGSGAV; encoded by the coding sequence GTGTACCGGTTCCTGCTGACCCCGCGATGGTGGGGGATCAACCTCTTCGTCGTGCTGGCCATCCCGTTCTGCCTGGTCATGGGCACCTGGCAGCTCGGCCGCTTCGAGGACCGCGTGCAGACGCACGACGCCGCCACGGAGCAGCCCGCCCCCGGCACGAGGGCCGCCGAGCCGCTCGACGACCTCCTGCCCGTCGACAAGGTGACCTCCGGCCGCCCCGCCACCGCCACCGGCCGGTACGCCGACCAGTTCCTGGTGCCCGGGCGGGAGCTGGACGACAAGAGCGGCTTCTACGTCCTGAACATGCTTCGCACGGACACCGGCAAGGCCCTGCCGGTGGTACGGGGCTGGCTGCCCGGCGAGCCCGGCACCACCCCCGTGCCCGCCGCGCCGACCGGCAGGGTCACGGTGACCGGCGACCTCCAGGCGTCCGAGAACGCCGGCACGGCGGGGGCCCACACGCGGGGCGGGCTCCCCGACGGGCAGCTGGGCATCATCAGCGCCGCGTCGCTGATCAACCTCGTCCCGTACGACGTCTACGACGCCTGGGTGACGGTCCAGGACACGGGCTCCGGCACGGGTGACGGGGCGGGCGGCGCGCTGCGCCCCGTCCCGGCCGCCGCCGCGCAGGGCACCGGGCTCGACCTGAAGGCGTTCCAGAACCTCGGTTACACCGGTGAGTGGTTCGTCTTCGCCGGCTTCGTGCTCTTCATGTGGTTCCGCCTGGTCCGCCGCGAGGCCGAGGCCGCGCGCGACCTGCGCCTGGGCCTCGTCCCGGAGGACGGGGCCGCCACCAGTACCGACACCGCCCCTGCCGCCGACACCGACGGCAGCGGCGGGAAGAAGGGCGAGGACGAGGGCGCCAGTCCCGCCGTGGGCAGCGGGGCCGTCTGA
- a CDS encoding IS607 family transposase — MNLTEWAKTQGVHPQTAYRWFREGVLPVPAQRVGPRTILVNIDANTTPEAIGGLGLYARVSSHDQKTDLERQVARLSAWAVNAGHRVVRVEAEIASGMNGCRSKARRLLADPNVTTVVVEHEDRLGRMNVELVEAALSATGRRLLVVDDGEVADDLVRDMVEVLTSFCARLYGRRSARNRARKALEAAEHG; from the coding sequence GTGAATCTGACGGAATGGGCGAAGACGCAGGGTGTGCATCCGCAGACCGCGTATCGCTGGTTCCGTGAGGGGGTGTTGCCGGTACCGGCTCAGCGGGTCGGACCGCGCACGATCCTGGTGAACATCGACGCGAACACTACGCCTGAGGCCATCGGTGGTCTGGGCCTGTATGCCCGTGTGTCCTCGCACGATCAGAAGACCGATCTGGAACGCCAGGTCGCGCGGCTGTCGGCGTGGGCGGTGAACGCCGGTCACCGGGTCGTTCGTGTCGAGGCGGAGATCGCTTCGGGGATGAACGGCTGCCGTTCGAAGGCCCGGCGTCTGCTGGCCGACCCGAACGTGACCACCGTGGTGGTGGAGCATGAGGACCGGCTCGGCCGGATGAACGTCGAGCTTGTCGAGGCCGCCTTGTCGGCGACGGGCCGTCGCCTGCTGGTGGTGGACGACGGCGAGGTCGCAGACGACCTGGTGCGGGACATGGTGGAGGTACTGACGTCGTTCTGCGCCCGTCTGTACGGGCGCAGGTCGGCGAGGAACCGTGCCCGCAAGGCACTGGAAGCGGCCGAACATGGCTGA
- a CDS encoding VOC family protein, whose protein sequence is MQITATTVSLTVDDVAASQDFFTTHLAYQVRVAADGFASLTRQDAAADIVLLQRGTEVLPADQRDRHASGLILALTLTGIEAEEKRLRAEGVEITMPLREEPWGERLFQVQDPNGVVVQFVEWADAAATGPDGS, encoded by the coding sequence TTGCAGATCACCGCCACCACCGTCTCGCTCACCGTCGACGACGTCGCCGCGTCCCAGGACTTCTTCACCACGCACCTCGCCTACCAGGTGCGGGTCGCGGCGGACGGATTCGCCTCGCTCACCCGCCAGGACGCCGCCGCCGACATCGTCCTGCTGCAGCGCGGCACCGAGGTCCTGCCGGCCGACCAGCGCGACCGGCACGCCTCGGGCCTGATCCTCGCCCTCACCCTCACCGGCATCGAGGCGGAGGAGAAGCGGCTGCGCGCCGAGGGCGTCGAGATCACCATGCCGCTGCGCGAGGAGCCCTGGGGCGAGCGCCTGTTCCAGGTCCAGGACCCCAACGGGGTCGTCGTCCAGTTCGTCGAATGGGCCGACGCCGCGGCCACCGGACCGGACGGATCATGA
- a CDS encoding TetR/AcrR family transcriptional regulator — protein sequence MEPKTDTTPPPGTPGAPGLRETKKRETRQLISDHATRLFIEQGFERTTIAEIAVAARVAKKTVTNYFPRKEDLALDHQEAFIDSSAQVVASREEGESALAALRRDFGAAVAAQNPVQGFAGPEFSRMIADSPTLSACLRGLHDQREEALAATLAEATGSTPDDITVRTAAALLGAVQRTLFQRVQELTLTGLTNPEIAEIVAAEGDRAFGLLEPALADYATAGPAS from the coding sequence ATGGAACCGAAGACGGACACCACCCCACCCCCCGGAACGCCGGGCGCACCGGGCCTGCGGGAGACCAAGAAGCGGGAGACCCGACAGCTGATCTCCGACCACGCCACCAGGCTCTTCATCGAGCAGGGCTTCGAGCGGACGACCATCGCGGAGATCGCCGTCGCGGCACGCGTGGCCAAGAAGACGGTGACCAACTACTTCCCGCGCAAGGAGGACCTGGCCCTCGACCACCAGGAGGCGTTCATCGACAGCTCGGCCCAGGTCGTGGCCTCCCGCGAGGAGGGCGAGTCCGCCCTGGCCGCCCTGCGCCGGGACTTCGGGGCGGCGGTGGCGGCACAGAACCCGGTCCAGGGCTTCGCGGGACCGGAGTTCTCGCGCATGATCGCCGACAGCCCCACCCTCTCGGCCTGCCTGCGCGGCCTGCACGACCAGCGCGAGGAGGCGTTGGCCGCCACCCTCGCCGAGGCCACCGGCTCCACCCCCGACGACATCACCGTGCGCACGGCGGCGGCCCTGCTCGGCGCGGTGCAGCGCACCCTGTTCCAGCGCGTCCAGGAACTCACCCTCACCGGTCTCACCAACCCGGAGATCGCCGAGATCGTCGCGGCGGAAGGGGACCGCGCCTTCGGCCTGCTCGAACCGGCGCTCGCGGACTACGCCACGGCCGGTCCCGCATCGTGA
- a CDS encoding SGNH/GDSL hydrolase family protein, translated as MSVRRFWASASTLALAAVAALGFAQPAFANSTAASGYVALGDSYSSGVGAGSYLSDSGDCRRSTKSYPYLWAAANSPSSFAFVACSGATTSSVAGTQLGALSSSTGLVSVTAGGNDVGFADVMQACVLSGEATCLSRVGTAVSQAQNSLPSKLSSLYTSIRSRAPQAHVVVLGYPRFYQLSGSCIAGLSEKERAAINNASDVLNGVIAKQAANAGFTFSSVVDEFSGHELCSGSAWLHSVTLPVYNSYHPKAAGQSGGYLPAFRSAA; from the coding sequence ATGTCGGTACGGAGATTCTGGGCGTCCGCATCCACCCTGGCGCTCGCCGCCGTGGCCGCCCTGGGCTTTGCCCAGCCGGCCTTCGCGAACTCGACGGCCGCGAGCGGTTACGTCGCTCTCGGTGACTCGTACTCGTCCGGTGTCGGGGCGGGAAGTTACCTGTCCGACAGCGGCGACTGCCGTCGCAGCACCAAGTCCTACCCCTACCTCTGGGCGGCTGCGAACTCGCCCTCCTCCTTTGCCTTCGTGGCCTGTTCGGGCGCCACGACCAGCTCGGTGGCCGGCACCCAGCTGGGGGCACTGAGCTCCTCCACCGGCCTGGTCAGCGTCACCGCGGGCGGCAACGACGTCGGCTTCGCCGATGTCATGCAGGCCTGTGTGCTGTCCGGCGAGGCCACCTGCCTCAGCAGGGTCGGCACGGCCGTCTCGCAGGCGCAGAACTCGCTTCCCTCCAAGCTGAGTTCGCTCTACACCTCCATCCGGTCACGGGCTCCCCAGGCCCATGTCGTGGTGCTCGGCTACCCGCGCTTCTACCAGCTGAGCGGCAGCTGCATCGCGGGTCTCTCCGAGAAGGAGCGGGCGGCGATAAACAACGCGTCCGACGTGCTGAACGGCGTCATCGCCAAGCAGGCGGCCAACGCCGGGTTCACGTTCTCCAGCGTGGTGGACGAGTTCAGCGGGCACGAACTGTGCTCCGGCAGCGCGTGGCTCCACAGTGTGACCCTCCCGGTCTACAACTCGTACCACCCCAAGGCCGCCGGCCAGTCCGGCGGTTACCTTCCGGCCTTCCGCTCGGCCGCGTAG
- a CDS encoding transposase — MADLRPIAAPFVALGPSGVAVRTRLGDLTPADEKVLRLVGAHLGSLASKDLKARCTDGLEHSAESWAVRKRDLTAQSSSRWAGAITKATHDQWALARRGQAAHVQGLEAGIATIRHRLSLPVGRKGTKQTPGGYRSTHEWFNKARRLHVLEDRLEKVRAGREAGRVHVVRGGNRLLGTRHNLDRAQLTASQWRERGEAGRWFLKADGESGKRFGNETIRITPEGEVSIKLPAPLADLANARHGRYVLAAKLRFPYREQEWADRVEANRAVAYRIHYDTGRGRWYVDASWQIPPTATIPLQAALAGGVIGVDTNADHLAAWRLDTHGNPIGRPRRFFYDLSQGAQHRDAQVRHALTRLLNWAKACGVKAIAVEDLDFQTEKTREKHGRKRRFRQLISGMPTGKLRARLTSMADATGIAIIAVDPAYTSKWGAQHWQKPMAGPTRKTTRHDAASIAIGRRAQGHPIRRRTTPPRAHQSDVHGHRTIQADRCAPGREGPRPRIPGPRTRSVPPDAASTRATRTSKTVRGVRSDQVWVQDSLLLTD, encoded by the coding sequence ATGGCTGACCTCCGCCCGATCGCCGCGCCGTTCGTCGCTCTCGGCCCGTCCGGTGTGGCGGTGCGTACCCGGCTGGGGGACCTCACGCCCGCGGATGAGAAGGTTCTGCGCCTGGTGGGGGCGCACCTGGGCTCGCTCGCCTCGAAGGACCTCAAAGCGCGTTGCACCGACGGCTTGGAGCACTCCGCCGAGTCATGGGCGGTCCGTAAGCGGGACCTGACGGCCCAGTCGTCGTCCAGGTGGGCCGGGGCGATCACGAAGGCCACGCATGACCAGTGGGCGCTCGCCCGGCGCGGCCAGGCCGCGCACGTGCAGGGCCTCGAAGCCGGTATCGCGACGATCCGGCACCGGCTGTCGCTGCCGGTCGGCCGGAAGGGCACCAAGCAGACTCCGGGCGGCTACCGCTCCACGCACGAGTGGTTTAACAAAGCGCGCCGCCTGCACGTGCTGGAGGACCGGCTCGAGAAGGTTCGGGCCGGCCGGGAAGCGGGTCGGGTGCACGTCGTGCGTGGCGGTAACCGTCTGCTGGGCACCCGTCACAACCTCGACAGGGCGCAGCTCACCGCGTCCCAGTGGCGTGAGCGGGGGGAAGCGGGGCGCTGGTTCCTCAAGGCGGACGGCGAGTCGGGGAAAAGGTTCGGCAACGAGACGATCCGCATCACGCCCGAGGGCGAAGTGTCGATCAAGCTCCCGGCCCCGCTCGCCGACCTGGCGAACGCCCGGCACGGCCGGTACGTACTCGCTGCCAAGCTGCGGTTCCCTTACCGGGAGCAGGAGTGGGCCGACCGCGTGGAGGCCAACCGGGCCGTGGCCTACCGCATCCACTACGACACCGGGCGCGGCCGCTGGTACGTGGACGCCTCCTGGCAGATCCCACCCACCGCGACCATCCCACTCCAAGCCGCCCTCGCGGGCGGCGTGATCGGCGTGGACACCAACGCCGACCACCTCGCCGCATGGCGCCTGGACACCCACGGCAACCCGATCGGCCGGCCGCGCCGGTTCTTCTACGACCTGTCTCAAGGCGCCCAGCACCGCGACGCCCAGGTACGGCACGCCCTCACACGGCTGCTGAACTGGGCCAAAGCCTGCGGCGTCAAGGCCATCGCGGTCGAAGACCTCGACTTCCAGACCGAGAAGACCAGAGAGAAGCACGGGCGCAAGCGCCGATTCCGGCAACTCATCTCCGGCATGCCGACGGGCAAGCTCCGCGCCCGGCTGACCTCCATGGCCGACGCCACAGGCATCGCGATCATCGCCGTGGACCCGGCCTACACCAGCAAGTGGGGCGCCCAGCACTGGCAAAAGCCGATGGCCGGCCCCACCCGTAAGACCACCCGGCACGATGCAGCGAGCATCGCGATCGGACGACGCGCCCAGGGACACCCGATCCGGCGACGGACGACACCGCCCCGTGCACACCAGAGCGATGTGCACGGGCATCGGACCATCCAGGCCGACCGGTGTGCCCCTGGGCGTGAGGGACCCCGCCCCCGCATCCCCGGACCACGGACACGATCCGTGCCGCCGGACGCGGCGAGTACGCGGGCAACCAGGACATCCAAAACCGTTCGGGGTGTCCGCAGTGACCAGGTATGGGTCCAAGACTCACTCCTGCTCACTGATTAG
- the cbiE gene encoding precorrin-6y C5,15-methyltransferase (decarboxylating) subunit CbiE has product MTLAPPEPPAPPAVTVVGIGADGWPGLSGPAREALTAAQVLIGGGRQLDLLPPSCAGRRVPWPSPLRPAVPGLLAEHAGSRIAVLASGDPMFYGIGRALTEVLGAAALHVVPHPSSVSYACARIGWPLEDTEVVTLVGRPAARLAAALHDGRRLLVLSADATTPAEVAGLLRERGFGPSRLRVLEQLGGTDESCTEGTADHWPHPPGDPLNIVAVECRRAPEALRLGAVPGLPDEAYEHDGQLTKRHVRATTLGVLAPAPGELLWDIGGGSGSIAIEWMRTHPSCRAICVERDPARAERIARNADRLGVPALRVVTGRAPDGLAGLPAPDAVFIGGGLTAPGLLDACWEALPGGGRLVANTVTLESEALLAGAHRRYGGELVRLAVAHAVPVGGFTGWRQAMPVTQWSVRRTSTTPVAERPARVSAEDPGDNR; this is encoded by the coding sequence GTGACCCTCGCCCCACCCGAACCCCCCGCCCCACCTGCGGTGACCGTCGTAGGGATCGGTGCCGACGGCTGGCCGGGACTGTCCGGGCCGGCCCGCGAGGCGCTGACCGCCGCGCAGGTGCTGATCGGCGGCGGACGGCAGCTCGACCTGCTCCCGCCGTCGTGCGCGGGACGCCGGGTGCCGTGGCCGTCACCGCTGAGGCCCGCCGTCCCCGGTCTGCTCGCCGAGCACGCGGGCAGCAGGATCGCCGTCCTGGCCAGCGGCGACCCCATGTTCTACGGGATCGGCCGGGCCCTGACCGAAGTGCTGGGCGCCGCCGCGCTGCACGTCGTGCCGCACCCCTCGTCCGTCTCCTACGCCTGCGCCCGCATCGGCTGGCCGCTGGAGGACACCGAGGTCGTCACCCTGGTCGGCCGCCCCGCCGCCCGGCTGGCCGCCGCCCTCCACGACGGCCGACGGCTGCTGGTCCTCAGCGCGGACGCCACCACCCCCGCCGAGGTGGCCGGCCTGCTGCGCGAACGGGGCTTCGGCCCGAGCCGGCTGCGGGTGCTCGAACAGCTCGGCGGCACGGACGAGTCCTGCACGGAGGGCACCGCGGACCACTGGCCGCACCCGCCGGGCGACCCGTTGAACATCGTCGCGGTCGAATGCCGCCGCGCCCCCGAAGCCCTGCGCCTGGGCGCCGTACCGGGCCTGCCCGACGAGGCGTACGAGCACGACGGGCAGCTCACCAAGCGCCATGTGCGGGCCACCACCCTCGGCGTGCTCGCGCCCGCCCCCGGCGAACTCCTGTGGGACATCGGCGGCGGCTCGGGGTCCATCGCGATCGAGTGGATGCGGACCCACCCGTCCTGCCGCGCGATCTGCGTGGAACGCGACCCGGCGCGGGCGGAACGCATCGCGCGCAACGCCGACCGCCTCGGGGTGCCCGCACTGCGCGTCGTCACCGGCCGGGCCCCGGACGGACTGGCCGGACTGCCCGCGCCCGACGCCGTGTTCATCGGCGGCGGACTGACCGCGCCCGGCCTCCTCGACGCCTGCTGGGAGGCGCTGCCCGGCGGCGGCCGGCTGGTCGCCAACACGGTCACGCTGGAGTCCGAGGCCCTGCTCGCCGGGGCGCACCGGCGGTACGGCGGCGAACTGGTCCGGCTCGCCGTCGCGCACGCCGTGCCGGTCGGCGGCTTCACCGGCTGGCGGCAGGCCATGCCGGTCACCCAGTGGTCCGTGCGCAGAACCTCGACCACCCCCGTCGCGGAACGCCCCGCACGGGTGTCCGCGGAAGATCCAGGAGACAACAGATGA
- a CDS encoding methyltransferase domain-containing protein yields the protein MHAPTPDDWHEANRAFWDERVPIHVGSDYYDLAAFRAGEDALRDFEPVEVGDVEGKSLLHLQCHIGVDTLSWARHGAGPVVGLDLSEPAVEAARGLARELGFDQDRAAFVVADVHDAAEAVPDTSYDIVYTGIGALNWLPDMRRWAEVVASLVAPGGFLYLVEFHPVTDCFDDATGTKVEYDYFTRDAWVDDTPGTYADRDVPTVHNRTVEWQHPIGEVVSALAAAGLRIDFLNEHDVSLVSRFEALERQDDGYYRFPEGRPRIPLMYSLKASKPAGS from the coding sequence ATGCATGCACCCACCCCTGACGACTGGCACGAGGCGAACCGCGCGTTCTGGGACGAGCGGGTGCCGATCCACGTCGGCAGCGACTACTACGACCTCGCGGCCTTCCGCGCCGGGGAGGACGCCCTGCGCGACTTCGAACCCGTCGAGGTCGGGGACGTCGAGGGGAAGTCGCTGCTGCACCTCCAGTGCCACATCGGGGTCGACACCCTCTCCTGGGCGCGGCACGGTGCCGGGCCCGTCGTCGGCCTGGACCTCTCCGAACCGGCCGTCGAGGCGGCGCGCGGTCTGGCCCGCGAGCTCGGGTTCGACCAGGACCGGGCGGCGTTCGTCGTCGCGGACGTCCACGACGCCGCGGAAGCCGTGCCCGACACCTCGTACGACATCGTCTACACCGGGATCGGCGCGCTGAACTGGCTGCCGGACATGCGGCGCTGGGCCGAGGTCGTCGCGTCGCTCGTGGCGCCCGGCGGCTTCCTCTACCTCGTGGAGTTCCACCCGGTGACGGACTGCTTCGACGACGCCACGGGCACGAAGGTCGAGTACGACTACTTCACCCGCGACGCGTGGGTGGACGACACGCCGGGCACGTACGCGGACCGGGACGTGCCCACCGTCCACAACCGCACCGTCGAGTGGCAGCACCCGATCGGCGAGGTGGTGTCGGCGCTGGCCGCCGCCGGGCTGCGGATCGACTTCCTGAACGAGCACGACGTCTCGCTCGTCTCCCGCTTCGAGGCGCTGGAGCGGCAGGACGACGGCTACTACCGGTTCCCCGAGGGCCGGCCGCGCATCCCGCTGATGTACTCGCTCAAGGCGTCGAAGCCGGCCGGTTCCTGA